In Streptomyces puniciscabiei, a single genomic region encodes these proteins:
- a CDS encoding AMP-binding protein, with protein MTTATESFREARDFLLAHRADYAAAYDGFAWPRPAQFNWALDWFDVIAAGNDRTALHIVEEDGGERRLSFAELSERSNRVANQLRARGVAAEDRILVMLGNQTELWETALAAMKLRAVVIPATPLLGPADLRDRVDRGRVRHVIVRAEDTAKFADVPGDYTRIAVGGLPEEGWEPYEDAYTAPAEFLPDGPTLADDPLMLYFTSGTTARPKLVEHTHTSYPIGHLATMYWIGLKPGDVHLNISSPGWAKHAWSNLFAPWNAEATVFLFNYTRFDAARLMAEMDRAGVTTFCAPPTVWRMLIQADLGLLATPPREVVAAGEPLNPEVIEQVRRAWGVTIRDGFGQTETAVQVSNSPGQPLKTGSMGRPSPGYRVELLDPVSGAPGAAEGEIALDLSERPVGLMTGYHGDPDRTAEAMAGGYYRTGDIASRDAEGYLTYVGRADDVFKASDYKISPFELESALLEHEAVAEAAVVPAPDELRLAVPKAYVVLAEGFEPGPDTAKVIFEHSRQVLAPYKRVRRLEFGALPKTVSGKIRRIELREATAAGSANEYREEDFR; from the coding sequence ATGACGACGGCGACCGAGTCGTTCCGCGAGGCCCGGGACTTTCTGCTGGCGCACCGAGCGGACTATGCCGCCGCCTACGACGGCTTCGCCTGGCCCCGGCCCGCGCAGTTCAACTGGGCGCTGGACTGGTTCGACGTGATCGCCGCCGGCAACGACAGGACCGCGCTGCACATCGTCGAGGAGGACGGCGGCGAGAGGCGCCTGTCGTTCGCCGAGCTGTCCGAGCGGTCGAACCGGGTCGCGAACCAGCTGCGGGCGCGGGGCGTCGCCGCCGAGGACCGGATCCTGGTCATGCTCGGCAACCAGACCGAGCTGTGGGAGACCGCGCTGGCGGCGATGAAACTGCGCGCGGTGGTCATCCCGGCCACCCCGCTGCTCGGGCCGGCCGATCTGCGCGACCGGGTGGACCGGGGCCGGGTGAGGCACGTGATCGTACGGGCCGAGGACACCGCGAAGTTCGCCGACGTGCCCGGCGATTACACGCGGATCGCGGTCGGCGGCCTGCCCGAGGAGGGCTGGGAGCCGTACGAGGACGCGTACACCGCACCCGCCGAGTTCCTGCCCGACGGCCCCACCCTGGCCGACGACCCGCTGATGCTCTACTTCACCTCCGGCACGACCGCCCGCCCCAAGCTGGTCGAGCACACCCACACCTCGTACCCCATCGGGCATCTGGCCACCATGTACTGGATCGGCCTGAAACCCGGGGACGTGCACCTGAACATCTCCTCGCCGGGCTGGGCCAAGCACGCCTGGTCCAATCTCTTCGCGCCGTGGAACGCCGAGGCGACCGTCTTCCTCTTCAACTACACCCGCTTCGACGCGGCCCGGCTGATGGCCGAGATGGACCGGGCGGGCGTCACCACCTTCTGCGCCCCGCCGACCGTGTGGCGCATGCTCATCCAGGCCGACCTGGGCCTCCTCGCCACCCCGCCGCGCGAGGTGGTGGCCGCCGGTGAGCCGCTCAACCCCGAGGTCATCGAGCAGGTCCGGCGGGCCTGGGGCGTCACCATCCGGGACGGCTTCGGGCAGACCGAGACCGCCGTACAGGTCTCCAACAGCCCCGGCCAGCCGCTGAAGACCGGCTCCATGGGCCGCCCGAGCCCCGGTTACCGCGTCGAGCTCCTCGACCCGGTCTCCGGCGCGCCCGGCGCAGCCGAGGGCGAGATCGCCCTCGACCTGTCCGAGCGCCCGGTCGGCCTGATGACCGGCTACCACGGCGACCCGGACCGCACGGCCGAGGCCATGGCGGGCGGCTACTACCGCACCGGGGACATCGCCTCCCGCGACGCGGAGGGATACCTGACGTACGTGGGCCGGGCGGACGACGTATTCAAGGCGAGTGACTATAAGATTTCCCCATTTGAGCTGGAAAGTGCCCTTTTGGAGCACGAGGCGGTGGCCGAGGCCGCCGTGGTGCCCGCGCCGGACGAGCTGCGGCTCGCCGTGCCGAAGGCGTACGTCGTGCTCGCCGAGGGGTTCGAGCCCGGACCGGACACCGCGAAGGTCATCTTCGAGCACTCCCGTCAGGTGCTCGCCCCCTACAAGCGCGTCCGCCGGCTGGAGTTCGGCGCGCTGCCCAAGACCGTCTCCGGCAAGATCCGCCGGATCGAGCTGCGCGAGGCGACGGCCGCCGGCTCCGCGAACGAGTACCGCGAGGAGGACTTCCGGTGA
- a CDS encoding helix-turn-helix transcriptional regulator — protein MTADPAGTVEIGGALARLRCATGLPVAFGGLVESGRPQIRISELSGTTTAALRSLAVTSGNGLGGKAVALARPCAVTDYPSSRQISHEYDVPVAAEGIRSVVAVPVVVRRRVRGVLYGALRSAQPLGDRTLGAAMAVARDVEQALVVRDEARGLLAAARPEPAGGDQGAAWEQVREAHAALRALAPRIGDPELRAELLAACGLLTAPPRSGGVTLAPRELDVLSWVAAGATNAAVAERLGLRAETVKGYLRSAMRKLGAHTRGEAVTAARRAGLLP, from the coding sequence GTGACGGCAGACCCGGCGGGCACGGTGGAGATCGGCGGCGCACTGGCCCGGCTGCGGTGTGCCACGGGGCTTCCGGTGGCCTTCGGCGGGCTGGTCGAGTCCGGCCGGCCGCAGATCCGGATCAGCGAGCTGAGCGGCACCACCACGGCCGCCCTGCGCTCGCTCGCGGTGACCTCCGGCAACGGGCTGGGCGGCAAGGCGGTGGCACTGGCCCGCCCGTGCGCGGTGACGGACTACCCCAGCTCCCGGCAGATCAGCCACGAGTACGACGTGCCGGTGGCCGCGGAGGGCATCCGCTCGGTCGTCGCGGTCCCGGTGGTGGTACGGCGCCGGGTGCGCGGCGTGCTGTACGGCGCGCTGCGCTCGGCCCAGCCGCTCGGCGACCGCACGCTGGGCGCGGCCATGGCCGTCGCCCGGGACGTGGAGCAGGCGCTGGTGGTGCGCGACGAGGCGCGGGGACTGCTGGCGGCGGCCCGCCCGGAGCCCGCCGGCGGCGACCAGGGTGCCGCCTGGGAACAGGTGCGTGAGGCGCATGCGGCGCTGCGCGCCCTCGCCCCCCGGATCGGCGACCCGGAACTGCGGGCCGAACTGCTCGCGGCCTGCGGACTGCTGACGGCGCCGCCACGGTCCGGCGGCGTGACCCTGGCGCCGCGGGAGCTGGACGTGCTGTCCTGGGTGGCGGCGGGGGCGACCAACGCGGCCGTGGCCGAGCGGCTGGGGCTGCGCGCGGAGACGGTGAAGGGCTATCTGCGTTCGGCGATGCGGAAGCTGGGCGCGCACACCCGGGGGGAGGCGGTGACCGCGGCGCGCAGGGCGGGACTGCTGCCGTGA
- a CDS encoding AAA family ATPase, translating into MTVRRDFQEPARCRPDLVIGREDLLAGARDQLASGGSVLLHGPAGIGKSTVLRALAEEYGATARTVLRCSATESESHLPFLALADLFGLVLDEVSPRLPLAQRTALESALTGRGESSLQRDGLALRLAVLSALRALATHGGVLVVADDLQWLDPASAELLGFAARRLEGTPVQLLCAVRTEGQESQEYDRHLRSCPPGTLAVRLGPLSRAQVAQLLDHRGHAGLPRSTVREIHRTSGGNPLFALELGRALADSPTPPRPGEPLPVPTSLRALVLSRLDMLSVEARRTLLVASAGARPTPALLRAAGRTNAEAECAQAAELGLLATGPDVPAVRFAHPLISAALYAEAPAHERRAAHAALSTAASDPIERARHLALATTGTDPDVAARLAEAAALARDRGAPSVAAHLGLLAARHTPADGVPSQEERRLQAAEDAITAGEIDLARDIAREVLSRASVPADRVRAWIIVIDSAGHTMAEVDAVFPQALADAGDDPRLLGLVHYQLAWRALIVEGDFTEAREAAAHAAELAAQGKDRRTELLSLAFQAQTETLMGHPEAPRTIQRALKEPQDPRVACHHNGASSARFRWLVMGDQLAEARATVTALLREVRRRGSVESEVHFLRGLAETELRTGHCGRALELARESLRLARDSGIGETASAMLTSLAEASGGDVDRALALAREAVEHAEEDGDQMYLSRALGALGYAQLVAGDPAGTVRSLRRVRTLELGLGITDPARGRWQGDLAEALVRIGEPAEAQDVIDASREHALRLGRESVLAVLDRSEALVRAARGELDAALAQLTSAQDRLGKLGYGLEEARAAFALARLRGTGPGSAAYDEATRMFRRCRALPWLRQVDESLTAPEPAPALAAPEALDALEGLAAMERQVAALVMEGATNREIAARLFISVKTVEATLTRVYRKLGIRSRVDIVRLAAARRAN; encoded by the coding sequence GTGACCGTGCGACGGGACTTCCAGGAGCCTGCCAGGTGCCGCCCCGACCTGGTCATCGGCCGCGAGGACCTGCTCGCCGGCGCCCGTGACCAACTCGCCTCGGGCGGCAGTGTGCTGCTCCACGGTCCCGCCGGAATAGGGAAATCCACCGTCCTGCGGGCATTGGCCGAGGAATACGGCGCCACCGCCCGCACCGTCCTGCGCTGCTCCGCCACCGAGTCCGAATCCCATCTTCCCTTCCTGGCCCTCGCCGACCTCTTCGGCCTGGTCCTCGACGAGGTCTCCCCCCGGCTGCCCCTCGCCCAGCGCACCGCCCTGGAGTCGGCGCTCACCGGCCGCGGCGAGTCCAGCCTCCAGCGCGACGGACTCGCCCTGCGCCTCGCGGTGCTCTCCGCGCTGCGCGCCCTGGCCACGCACGGCGGCGTCCTCGTCGTCGCCGACGACCTGCAGTGGCTCGACCCGGCCAGCGCCGAACTGCTCGGCTTCGCCGCCCGCCGCCTGGAGGGCACCCCGGTGCAACTGCTGTGCGCGGTACGCACCGAGGGCCAGGAGAGCCAGGAGTACGACCGGCACCTGCGCTCCTGCCCGCCGGGCACCCTCGCGGTCCGGCTGGGCCCGCTCTCCCGCGCCCAGGTCGCCCAGCTGCTCGACCACCGCGGCCACGCCGGCCTGCCCCGCTCCACCGTCCGCGAGATCCACCGCACGTCCGGCGGCAATCCGCTGTTCGCCCTGGAACTCGGCCGCGCCCTCGCCGACAGCCCCACCCCGCCGCGGCCGGGCGAGCCGCTGCCGGTGCCGACCAGCCTGCGCGCCCTGGTGCTGAGCCGCCTGGACATGCTGTCGGTCGAGGCCCGCCGCACCCTGCTGGTGGCCAGCGCCGGCGCCCGCCCCACCCCGGCGCTGCTGCGCGCGGCCGGCCGGACCAACGCCGAGGCCGAGTGCGCCCAGGCCGCCGAACTCGGGCTGCTGGCCACCGGACCCGACGTCCCCGCCGTACGGTTCGCGCACCCGCTGATATCCGCCGCGCTGTACGCGGAGGCGCCCGCGCACGAACGGCGCGCCGCGCACGCGGCCCTGTCCACGGCCGCCTCCGACCCGATCGAACGGGCCCGGCACCTGGCCCTGGCCACCACCGGCACCGACCCGGACGTCGCCGCCCGGCTCGCCGAGGCCGCCGCCCTCGCCCGGGACCGCGGCGCCCCCTCGGTCGCCGCCCACCTGGGGCTGCTCGCCGCCCGGCACACCCCCGCCGACGGTGTGCCGAGCCAGGAGGAGCGCCGGCTGCAGGCCGCCGAGGACGCGATCACCGCGGGCGAGATCGACCTGGCCCGGGACATCGCCCGCGAGGTGCTGTCCCGGGCGAGCGTGCCCGCCGACCGGGTGCGGGCCTGGATCATCGTCATCGACAGCGCCGGCCACACCATGGCCGAGGTCGACGCCGTCTTCCCGCAGGCCCTCGCCGACGCCGGCGACGATCCCCGGCTGCTGGGCCTGGTGCACTACCAGCTGGCCTGGCGGGCGCTGATCGTCGAGGGCGACTTCACCGAGGCCCGCGAGGCCGCCGCGCACGCCGCCGAGCTCGCCGCGCAGGGCAAGGACCGGCGCACCGAGCTGCTCTCCCTCGCCTTCCAGGCGCAGACCGAGACGTTGATGGGCCACCCGGAGGCGCCCCGGACCATCCAGCGCGCCCTGAAGGAGCCTCAGGACCCCCGGGTGGCCTGCCATCACAACGGGGCGAGCAGCGCCCGGTTCCGCTGGCTGGTCATGGGCGACCAGCTGGCCGAGGCCCGGGCGACCGTCACCGCGCTGCTGCGCGAGGTGCGCCGGCGCGGCTCGGTGGAGAGCGAGGTGCACTTCCTGCGCGGCCTCGCCGAGACCGAGCTGCGCACCGGGCACTGCGGGCGCGCCCTGGAACTGGCCCGGGAGAGCCTGCGCCTGGCCCGGGACTCCGGGATCGGCGAGACCGCCTCGGCGATGCTCACCTCACTCGCCGAGGCCTCCGGCGGGGACGTGGACCGGGCCCTCGCGCTCGCCCGGGAGGCGGTGGAGCACGCCGAGGAGGACGGCGACCAGATGTACCTCTCCCGGGCCCTGGGCGCGCTCGGGTACGCCCAGCTGGTGGCCGGGGACCCGGCGGGCACCGTGCGTTCCCTGCGCCGGGTGCGGACGCTGGAGCTCGGGCTCGGGATCACCGACCCCGCCCGCGGCCGCTGGCAGGGCGATCTCGCCGAGGCGCTGGTCCGGATCGGTGAACCGGCCGAGGCGCAGGACGTCATCGACGCGAGCCGCGAGCACGCCCTCAGGCTCGGCCGGGAGAGCGTCCTCGCCGTCCTCGACCGCTCCGAGGCCCTGGTGCGGGCCGCGCGGGGCGAGCTGGACGCCGCGCTCGCCCAGCTGACGTCCGCTCAGGACCGGCTCGGGAAGCTCGGCTACGGGCTGGAGGAGGCCCGGGCCGCGTTCGCGCTCGCCCGGCTGCGCGGCACCGGCCCCGGATCCGCGGCGTACGACGAGGCCACCCGGATGTTCCGCCGCTGCCGGGCGCTGCCCTGGCTGCGCCAGGTGGACGAATCCCTCACCGCCCCCGAGCCCGCGCCCGCGCTCGCCGCGCCGGAGGCCCTGGACGCGCTGGAGGGGCTGGCCGCGATGGAGCGTCAGGTCGCCGCGCTGGTCATGGAGGGCGCCACCAACCGGGAGATCGCCGCCCGGCTGTTCATCAGCGTCAAGACGGTGGAGGCGACCCTGACCCGGGTCTACCGCAAGCTGGGGATCCGCTCGCGGGTGGACATCGTCCGATTGGCGGCGGCTCGCCGCGCGAACTGA